The following proteins are encoded in a genomic region of Haloarcula marina:
- the glpR gene encoding HTH-type transcriptional regulator GlpR: MLPAERKRTIVKLVTERDGCSVAVLADELDFSKATIRRDLRDLEAEGRIERSHGGAVPASSVGTERSYDQREVDRLDAKQRIAARASEEIRDGQVVFFDAGTTVMEVARAAPDAGYVAATNMPELAMELSDRELDVKLTGGTLRPRTRALVGPTAESFLERTNFDLLFLGTNALDARAGLSTPNEAEAAVKRHMVERAGRVVLVADSTKFGERSFVSFADVDDVDLLVTDAELPAALADAFADADVVVEGDST, encoded by the coding sequence ATGCTCCCGGCCGAACGCAAGCGGACTATCGTCAAATTAGTGACAGAGCGCGACGGCTGTTCGGTCGCGGTGCTCGCTGACGAACTCGACTTCTCGAAGGCGACTATCAGGCGCGACCTGCGTGACCTCGAAGCCGAGGGGCGCATCGAGCGCTCGCACGGCGGTGCTGTCCCCGCGTCGTCGGTCGGCACCGAGCGGTCTTACGACCAGCGAGAGGTCGACCGCCTCGACGCGAAACAGCGCATCGCGGCCCGCGCGAGCGAGGAGATACGCGACGGGCAGGTGGTCTTCTTCGACGCGGGGACGACGGTGATGGAAGTCGCGCGCGCCGCGCCCGACGCCGGATACGTCGCGGCGACGAACATGCCCGAACTCGCGATGGAACTCTCGGACCGAGAACTCGACGTCAAACTGACGGGCGGCACCCTGCGACCCCGGACCCGCGCGCTCGTGGGACCGACCGCAGAGTCGTTCCTCGAACGGACGAACTTCGACCTCCTCTTTCTGGGGACGAACGCCCTCGACGCCCGCGCGGGTCTCTCGACGCCGAACGAGGCGGAGGCCGCGGTCAAGCGCCACATGGTCGAACGCGCGGGGCGCGTCGTGTTGGTCGCGGACAGCACGAAGTTCGGCGAGCGGAGTTTCGTCTCGTTCGCGGACGTGGACGACGTGGACTTGCTCGTCACCGACGCGGAGTTACCGGCGGCCCTCGCCGACGCGTTCGCGGACGCCGACGTAGTCGTGGAAGGAGATAGCACATGA
- a CDS encoding isocitrate/isopropylmalate dehydrogenase family protein → MTHEIAVIPGDGIGQEVTPAAVEVLEAIETVDFEFTEADAGDAVKAETGEALPQETRDLAADADATLFGAAGETAADVILPLRQVVGSFANIRPAVAYPGLDALQPDTDLVFIRENTEGVYKGIESEITDGVTTCTRVITEEASEKIAEFGFDYAKQNGYDVTIAHKANVMRTTDGLFLDTAEAVGQDRGAEYNTALMDALAMHLVQRPEEYGVVICPNLAGDMLSDLAAGIVGGLGLLPSANVGEENALFEPVHGSAPDIAGEGVANPSAMILSAAMMLDHFGYDEEGDRVRAAVESVLESGPRTPDLGGDASTDAVTAAVVDEL, encoded by the coding sequence ATGACACACGAGATCGCGGTCATCCCCGGCGACGGCATCGGGCAGGAAGTAACGCCCGCCGCCGTCGAGGTGCTTGAGGCTATCGAGACGGTCGACTTCGAGTTCACGGAAGCCGACGCTGGCGACGCCGTGAAGGCCGAGACCGGCGAGGCACTCCCGCAGGAGACACGAGACCTCGCGGCCGACGCCGACGCGACGCTGTTCGGCGCGGCCGGTGAGACGGCGGCGGACGTAATTCTCCCGCTTCGCCAGGTCGTCGGGTCGTTCGCCAACATCCGGCCCGCGGTGGCCTACCCCGGACTGGACGCGCTCCAACCGGACACCGACCTCGTGTTCATCCGCGAGAACACCGAGGGCGTCTACAAGGGCATCGAGAGCGAGATAACTGACGGCGTGACGACGTGTACGCGCGTCATCACTGAGGAGGCGTCCGAGAAAATCGCGGAGTTCGGCTTCGACTACGCCAAACAGAACGGGTACGACGTGACCATCGCCCACAAGGCCAACGTCATGCGGACCACCGACGGCCTGTTCCTCGACACCGCCGAAGCAGTCGGCCAGGACCGCGGGGCCGAGTACAACACGGCCCTGATGGACGCGCTGGCGATGCACCTCGTCCAGCGACCCGAAGAGTACGGCGTCGTCATCTGCCCGAACCTCGCGGGCGACATGCTCTCCGACCTCGCCGCGGGCATCGTCGGCGGCCTCGGCCTGCTCCCCTCTGCCAACGTCGGCGAGGAGAACGCGCTGTTCGAACCCGTCCACGGGTCCGCGCCGGACATCGCGGGCGAGGGCGTCGCCAACCCCTCGGCGATGATTCTCTCCGCGGCGATGATGCTCGACCACTTCGGCTACGACGAGGAGGGCGACCGCGTCCGCGCGGCCGTCGAGAGCGTTCTCGAATCCGGGCCGCGGACGCCCGACCTCGGCGGCGACGCCTCCACCGACGCGGTCACCGCGGCCGTCGTCGACGAACTGTAG
- a CDS encoding class I fructose-bisphosphate aldolase, which produces MRPLGDSPLVRNDKTLVLAHDHGLEHGPKQFSGVEERLDPREVFEMATHDAVTALAVGKGLAETYYPSYEDDVNLLAKLNGGSDLWMGDPYSAHNWSVDYAAELGADAIGYTIYPGVNKEPEMFEDFRPVQEAAREHDLPIAMWSYPRGQAVKDHRTRDIIAYAARIGLELGADFTKVKYPRSKEAMAHAVDAAADNRVLLSGGSKSSDRDFLELVADCMDVGVSGLAVGRNVWQRDDPYDILDKLDEVVFEGASADDVL; this is translated from the coding sequence ATGCGACCACTTGGAGACTCCCCCCTCGTTCGGAACGACAAGACACTCGTGCTGGCCCACGACCACGGCCTCGAACACGGCCCGAAGCAGTTCAGCGGCGTCGAGGAGCGACTCGACCCGCGCGAAGTGTTCGAGATGGCGACCCACGACGCCGTCACCGCCCTCGCCGTCGGCAAGGGCCTCGCCGAGACGTACTATCCGAGTTACGAGGACGACGTGAACCTGCTGGCGAAACTCAACGGCGGGTCCGACCTCTGGATGGGCGACCCCTACTCCGCGCACAACTGGAGCGTCGACTACGCCGCCGAACTCGGGGCCGACGCCATCGGCTATACGATTTACCCCGGTGTGAACAAAGAGCCAGAGATGTTCGAGGACTTCCGACCGGTCCAGGAGGCCGCCCGCGAGCACGACCTGCCCATCGCGATGTGGTCGTACCCGCGCGGACAGGCCGTCAAGGACCACCGGACGCGAGACATCATCGCCTACGCCGCCCGTATCGGCCTCGAACTCGGCGCTGACTTCACGAAGGTGAAGTACCCGCGGAGCAAAGAAGCGATGGCTCACGCCGTCGACGCCGCCGCCGACAACCGCGTCCTCCTCTCGGGCGGGTCGAAGTCCTCGGACCGGGACTTCCTCGAACTCGTTGCGGACTGCATGGACGTGGGCGTCTCAGGGCTGGCCGTCGGCCGGAACGTCTGGCAGCGCGATGACCCCTACGACATCCTCGACAAACTCGACGAAGTCGTCTTCGAAGGGGCCAGCGCCGACGACGTGCTGTAG
- a CDS encoding OsmC family protein, which produces MADIEVTSTCAEGYTVESVINGEWELVVDALSEDGPSANEVLAADYASCYIPAFRVAANKTGYDDIGTVEVDVSAELDEDDDLESIAFDIRVQADLGDDEQEIVELGEEICHVHSALREELHADISIESGV; this is translated from the coding sequence ATGGCAGACATCGAAGTCACCAGCACGTGCGCGGAAGGCTACACAGTCGAGAGCGTCATCAACGGCGAGTGGGAACTCGTCGTCGACGCCCTGAGCGAGGACGGCCCCTCGGCGAACGAGGTTCTGGCGGCCGACTACGCCTCCTGTTACATCCCGGCGTTCCGGGTCGCCGCCAACAAGACCGGCTACGACGACATCGGGACCGTCGAAGTGGACGTATCGGCGGAACTCGACGAGGACGACGACTTAGAGAGCATCGCCTTCGACATCCGGGTCCAGGCGGACCTCGGCGACGACGAACAGGAAATCGTCGAACTCGGCGAGGAGATCTGTCACGTCCACTCGGCGCTGCGCGAGGAACTGCACGCCGACATCTCCATCGAGTCGGGCGTCTGA
- a CDS encoding S1C family serine protease: MERARLTRRGFLGAVGAAIAGTAGCQSPGSVDTPPEAQTDATGDAELRPLSGNQVEADANAYTEVYRAVSGAVASIRVYSRTGTGSQGSGFLVDDDYIVTNEHVVSGGDRFYVRFASTDWRRVSVVGTDVYSDLAVLRIRNSPTDVAPLSFADRDPAVGTRVVAIGNPFGLSGSVSEGIVSGVDRTLRGANNFSIAGGIQTDAAVNPGNSGGPLVDLNGNVLGVINSGGGDNVGFAISAQLAQRVIPALVEDGTYDHSYMGVVLQSVTPLVAEANDLRRASGIYIDRAVDGGPADGVLQGTSGTRTVVNTSVPVGGDVVRRLDDTPTPTRQALATFLALETSPGDTIDVTVLRDGSEETVELELGTRPRP; this comes from the coding sequence ATGGAACGAGCGCGACTGACGCGACGGGGCTTTCTCGGCGCCGTCGGCGCGGCCATCGCGGGGACCGCCGGGTGCCAGTCGCCGGGGAGCGTCGACACGCCGCCCGAAGCCCAAACCGATGCGACTGGCGACGCCGAACTGCGACCGCTGAGCGGGAATCAGGTCGAGGCCGACGCGAACGCCTATACGGAGGTGTACCGCGCCGTCTCCGGGGCCGTCGCGTCCATCCGCGTCTACTCGCGGACGGGGACCGGGTCGCAGGGAAGCGGCTTCCTCGTGGACGACGACTACATCGTCACGAACGAACACGTCGTCTCCGGCGGCGACCGATTTTACGTCCGTTTCGCCAGCACCGACTGGCGGCGGGTTTCGGTCGTCGGCACGGACGTGTACAGCGACCTCGCTGTCCTGCGGATCCGGAACTCGCCGACCGACGTGGCCCCGCTCTCGTTCGCCGACCGCGACCCCGCCGTGGGGACCCGCGTCGTCGCCATCGGAAACCCGTTCGGCCTCTCCGGGTCCGTCTCGGAGGGCATCGTCAGCGGCGTCGACCGCACGCTGCGTGGCGCGAACAACTTCTCCATCGCCGGCGGTATCCAGACCGACGCCGCAGTGAACCCCGGGAACAGCGGCGGGCCCCTCGTCGACCTGAACGGGAACGTCCTCGGCGTCATCAACTCCGGTGGCGGCGACAACGTGGGATTCGCCATCTCCGCGCAGTTGGCCCAACGCGTCATACCGGCCCTCGTCGAGGACGGCACGTACGACCACTCCTACATGGGCGTCGTCCTCCAGAGCGTCACGCCGCTGGTCGCCGAGGCGAACGACCTCCGGCGGGCGAGCGGCATCTACATCGACCGGGCCGTCGACGGCGGCCCCGCCGACGGCGTCTTGCAGGGGACGTCGGGGACGCGCACCGTCGTCAACACGAGCGTCCCCGTCGGCGGCGACGTGGTCCGCCGTCTCGACGACACGCCGACGCCGACGCGGCAGGCCCTCGCCACGTTCCTGGCGTTGGAGACGAGTCCGGGCGACACCATCGACGTGACCGTCCTCCGAGACGGAAGCGAGGAGACGGTCGAACTGGAACTGGGGACCCGCCCGCGGCCGTAA
- a CDS encoding GNAT family N-acetyltransferase, with translation MSVNIETRVVDRGSDEYVDAAWRLKEDIREADGVLRQRRGFFRSAYRRSTVYLYIDRSTDQLVGFAAVRRDGYILFLAVSGDYRGHGFGKRLVARVAEDYGSVTCHARATNEEALGFYKHIGFEVRRRIDNYYEDGGDAYYLKLGDDSITDKLSKLLRG, from the coding sequence GTGAGCGTCAACATCGAGACACGGGTCGTCGACCGGGGGTCCGACGAGTACGTGGACGCCGCGTGGCGACTCAAAGAGGACATTCGTGAAGCCGACGGGGTCCTCCGCCAGCGCCGCGGGTTCTTCCGCAGCGCGTACCGCCGGTCGACGGTGTACCTCTACATCGACCGGTCGACGGACCAACTCGTCGGCTTCGCCGCCGTCCGGCGCGACGGATACATCCTCTTTCTCGCCGTCAGCGGCGACTACCGCGGCCACGGCTTCGGGAAGCGACTCGTCGCCCGCGTCGCCGAAGACTACGGTAGCGTCACCTGCCACGCCCGCGCGACCAACGAGGAGGCCCTCGGCTTCTACAAGCACATCGGGTTCGAAGTCCGCCGCCGCATCGACAACTACTACGAGGACGGCGGGGACGCCTACTACCTCAAACTCGGCGACGACTCGATAACCGACAAACTCTCGAAGCTTCTTCGCGGGTAA
- a CDS encoding DUF502 domain-containing protein, with amino-acid sequence MSTTAVRTTARQALLTGFALTIPLLVTILIIGFVVNALSNVLDPVVAFAVEMTGRQTSETPTVLLKVLALFVLITVIFALGFVAEFRSGTGRIESVFDATMERIPGIGSLYTSFDEMSEMLLNEDTQSFKEVVLVEYPTKGSYAVAFVTANTPQSIEDATDSGEMLTLFMPMAPNPVMGGYVIHVDTDRVYDVDMTVEEGIRSIVTSGVAIGEGAVSTPLDTDGPSPNAGHPAQAQYLPREAIREPMPRSDSADRETAYTDDIDPEHAETPSAVARRKRTDGNIGDEADRPDEIEGGDGTLGDDAPRPDDIEDGDGTVGPDAETPADIEGEDGGPVE; translated from the coding sequence ATGTCGACGACAGCCGTCCGGACGACGGCACGGCAGGCGTTGCTCACTGGATTCGCACTAACGATTCCGCTGCTGGTGACGATACTCATCATCGGGTTCGTGGTCAACGCCCTCTCGAACGTCTTGGACCCCGTCGTCGCGTTCGCGGTGGAGATGACGGGACGCCAAACCTCTGAGACGCCGACGGTCTTACTGAAAGTGCTGGCGCTGTTCGTCCTGATTACCGTCATCTTCGCACTCGGATTCGTCGCGGAATTTCGCTCGGGAACGGGGCGTATCGAGTCGGTGTTCGACGCGACGATGGAGCGAATTCCGGGTATCGGGTCGCTCTATACGAGTTTCGACGAGATGAGCGAGATGCTGTTGAACGAGGACACGCAGAGCTTCAAAGAGGTGGTCCTCGTGGAGTACCCCACAAAAGGCTCCTACGCCGTCGCGTTCGTCACCGCGAACACGCCCCAGTCGATAGAGGACGCCACCGACAGCGGGGAGATGCTGACCCTGTTCATGCCGATGGCCCCGAATCCCGTGATGGGCGGCTACGTCATCCACGTCGACACGGACCGGGTCTACGACGTGGACATGACCGTCGAGGAAGGCATCCGCTCCATCGTGACCAGCGGCGTCGCCATCGGCGAAGGCGCGGTTTCGACCCCGCTCGATACGGACGGCCCCAGTCCGAACGCTGGACACCCCGCACAGGCGCAGTATCTCCCCAGAGAGGCGATTCGCGAACCGATGCCGCGGTCCGACTCGGCCGACCGAGAGACGGCTTACACCGACGACATCGACCCCGAACACGCCGAGACGCCCTCGGCCGTCGCCCGGCGGAAGCGGACCGATGGGAACATCGGGGACGAAGCCGACAGACCAGACGAAATCGAGGGCGGCGACGGGACCCTCGGCGACGACGCGCCCCGACCGGACGACATCGAAGACGGCGACGGCACCGTCGGGCCGGACGCCGAGACGCCAGCCGACATCGAAGGCGAGGACGGTGGCCCGGTGGAATGA
- a CDS encoding TspO/MBR family protein, whose protein sequence is MTTTVSLGREDIPGVVAAIVLVNVVGGAPAALGGPDSAWFQSLVKPGIYPPSWLFGVVWTTLFTLIGVALYIVWDSERTGTRRLALALFVGQMVLNVAWTPIFFQARNLTLALGVILALFALLVPTTGAFARVDRRAGLLLVPYLLWVAFAALLNYRFLVLN, encoded by the coding sequence ATGACGACGACTGTCTCACTCGGCCGCGAAGACATCCCCGGCGTGGTGGCGGCCATCGTTCTCGTCAACGTCGTCGGCGGTGCGCCCGCCGCGCTGGGCGGCCCCGACTCGGCGTGGTTCCAGAGCCTCGTAAAGCCCGGAATATATCCGCCGTCGTGGCTGTTCGGCGTCGTCTGGACGACGCTGTTCACGCTCATCGGCGTCGCGCTGTACATCGTCTGGGACAGCGAACGGACGGGCACGCGGCGTCTCGCACTCGCACTGTTCGTCGGGCAGATGGTGCTGAACGTCGCGTGGACGCCGATATTCTTCCAAGCCCGGAACCTGACGCTGGCGCTCGGGGTCATCCTCGCGCTGTTCGCCCTCTTGGTCCCGACGACCGGCGCGTTCGCTCGGGTCGACCGACGGGCCGGACTGTTGCTGGTCCCGTATCTCCTCTGGGTGGCCTTCGCCGCCCTGCTGAACTACCGCTTTCTCGTCCTCAACTGA
- the priS gene encoding DNA primase small subunit PriS, which translates to MEERTLSYLRGRFGDHYRRAEIALPPAANEREWGFIPWTEGPGETMVRHRSLLDLGSIGDFLGRKKPRHVYFSAGRYDDPSISTMSKKGWRSSDLVFDLDADHLPSVTLGEDTYAEMLAKCKDALLRLLDFLEDDFGFEDMTVVFSGGRGYHVHVRDESIRGLERDARREVVDYVRGIGLDFDELVDEQTVAGTAGRSSPATKRTLTTEGGWSARAHRHIMSEVDTLLSMEESAALERLQAYDGIGQGKANAALTAARNNYDELAAGNIDVHAAFYQIAQVLVHETVADENAPIDEPVTTDTNRLIRLPGSLHGGSGLEVRRIDRDDIDTFDPLVDAVPETFRGHEIAVDVTDGGLVELDGDSFTVAGGIQSVPEHVGVFLMARGRAEKAQE; encoded by the coding sequence ATGGAAGAGCGGACGCTCTCGTACCTTCGCGGTCGGTTCGGCGACCACTATCGGCGAGCGGAGATAGCGCTGCCGCCCGCCGCCAACGAGCGCGAGTGGGGGTTCATTCCGTGGACCGAAGGGCCCGGCGAGACGATGGTGCGCCATCGCTCGCTACTCGATTTGGGCAGTATCGGCGATTTCCTCGGCCGGAAGAAACCCCGGCACGTCTACTTCTCGGCGGGGAGATACGACGACCCGAGTATCTCGACGATGAGCAAGAAGGGATGGCGCTCCTCGGACCTCGTCTTCGACCTAGACGCCGACCACTTGCCGTCGGTCACGCTGGGCGAGGACACTTACGCCGAAATGCTCGCGAAGTGTAAGGACGCGCTCCTGCGCCTCCTCGATTTCTTGGAGGACGACTTCGGCTTCGAAGACATGACCGTCGTCTTCTCCGGCGGCCGCGGCTACCACGTCCACGTGCGCGACGAGAGCATTCGCGGCCTCGAACGCGACGCCCGCCGCGAAGTCGTCGACTACGTCCGCGGCATCGGACTGGACTTCGACGAACTCGTCGACGAACAGACCGTCGCCGGGACGGCCGGGCGGTCCAGTCCGGCGACGAAGCGGACCCTCACCACCGAGGGCGGGTGGAGCGCGCGCGCCCACCGACACATCATGTCGGAGGTCGATACGCTCCTCTCGATGGAGGAGAGCGCGGCGCTCGAACGCCTCCAGGCATACGACGGCATCGGACAGGGCAAGGCCAACGCCGCGCTCACCGCGGCCCGGAACAACTACGACGAGTTGGCGGCGGGCAACATCGACGTCCACGCCGCCTTCTACCAGATTGCACAGGTCCTCGTCCACGAGACCGTCGCCGACGAGAACGCCCCGATAGACGAACCCGTGACGACGGACACGAACCGCCTCATCCGGCTACCGGGGTCCCTCCACGGCGGCAGCGGCCTCGAAGTCAGGCGCATCGACAGGGACGACATCGACACGTTCGACCCACTCGTCGACGCCGTCCCCGAGACGTTCCGCGGCCACGAAATCGCGGTGGATGTGACCGACGGTGGCCTCGTCGAACTCGACGGGGATAGTTTTACGGTGGCGGGGGGCATTCAGTCAGTACCAGAGCACGTGGGCGTGTTCCTGATGGCCCGCGGCCGCGCCGAGAAGGCGCAGGAGTAG
- a CDS encoding DUF5799 family protein, whose product MSDSHWTNRIAGERMQVDQLFNDQVEASSFSSQQWGLVMTAVEFEIENPEDPDEARIVANTSKLPSILPELDRIEQQSGMGQAAGGGSGGSGGGFLSGVKDALGLGGGGGSDERKSEAEELTQRYAEKLQEKLESNGRWRSVCEQAAG is encoded by the coding sequence ATGAGCGACAGCCATTGGACGAACCGCATCGCGGGCGAGCGGATGCAGGTCGACCAACTGTTCAACGACCAGGTCGAGGCGTCGTCGTTTTCCAGCCAGCAGTGGGGACTGGTGATGACCGCCGTCGAGTTCGAGATAGAGAACCCCGAGGACCCCGACGAGGCCCGCATCGTCGCGAACACCTCGAAACTCCCGAGCATCCTGCCCGAACTCGACCGCATCGAACAGCAGTCGGGGATGGGGCAGGCGGCGGGCGGCGGGTCGGGCGGAAGCGGCGGCGGGTTCCTCTCCGGCGTGAAAGACGCCCTCGGACTGGGCGGCGGGGGCGGTTCCGACGAACGAAAATCCGAGGCCGAAGAACTCACACAGCGCTACGCGGAGAAACTACAAGAGAAGTTGGAATCGAACGGCCGCTGGCGCTCGGTGTGCGAGCAAGCCGCCGGTTAG
- a CDS encoding NAD(P)-dependent oxidoreductase, whose translation MTKVGFIGLGAMGAPMAWNLDDAGFDVVVYNRTTDREQPFAEAGISVADSPKHLTHRADVVCLMVSDGDAVGEVLERDLGVLDGLRDDTTVVQMSTIGYEETMVAAELVTEAGGRFVDAPVSGTVGPAREGTLVGLAGGDEGEVESVRPVLEAMCDPVVYCGGVGQGTNMKLFINLLLGDAMAAFAEALVFGHANGLDTEAMQRVVENGALDCPLFAGKGPLIADGDFDPRFPVDYQFKDLSLALDRAGEMGVPLSATAAAREAFSAARGRGYGSEDMAAVIKPLEETAGVSVRDGAE comes from the coding sequence ATGACGAAAGTTGGCTTCATCGGTCTCGGTGCGATGGGCGCGCCGATGGCGTGGAACCTGGACGACGCGGGCTTCGACGTGGTCGTCTACAACCGAACGACCGACCGCGAGCAACCGTTCGCGGAGGCCGGGATTTCGGTCGCGGACTCACCGAAACACCTCACGCACCGCGCAGACGTGGTCTGCCTGATGGTCAGCGACGGGGACGCCGTCGGCGAAGTCCTCGAACGCGACCTGGGCGTGTTGGATGGCCTGCGGGACGATACGACGGTGGTCCAGATGAGCACCATCGGCTACGAGGAGACGATGGTCGCCGCCGAACTCGTCACCGAGGCTGGCGGGCGGTTCGTCGACGCACCGGTGTCGGGCACCGTCGGTCCGGCCCGCGAGGGAACGTTGGTCGGCCTCGCGGGCGGCGACGAGGGCGAGGTGGAGTCCGTTCGGCCGGTGCTCGAAGCGATGTGCGACCCGGTCGTCTACTGCGGCGGCGTCGGGCAGGGGACGAACATGAAACTGTTCATCAATCTGCTCTTGGGCGACGCGATGGCGGCATTCGCGGAGGCGCTGGTCTTCGGTCACGCGAACGGCCTCGACACCGAGGCGATGCAACGGGTCGTCGAGAACGGCGCGCTCGACTGCCCGCTGTTCGCCGGGAAGGGACCGCTCATCGCCGACGGCGACTTCGACCCGCGATTCCCCGTGGACTACCAGTTCAAGGACCTCTCGCTGGCACTCGACCGGGCCGGTGAGATGGGTGTTCCGCTCTCGGCGACGGCGGCCGCCCGCGAGGCGTTCAGCGCCGCCCGCGGCCGCGGCTACGGGAGCGAGGACATGGCCGCGGTGATAAAGCCGCTCGAAGAAACGGCGGGTGTGTCGGTCCGCGACGGGGCGGAGTGA
- the pfkB gene encoding 1-phosphofructokinase — protein MILTVTYNPAVDQTIQFDEPMRPDRVMRTDDSRFDAGGKGINVAQFLTALDTPCAATGLIGGFTGHFIREDMQADGVETDFVAVEDPTRLNTTALADGEEYKLNHNGPKVTPDIADSVVDVVRKRDPETVHIGGSLPPGLSTDAVDAIATAGDWRTVVDMEGSKLRQLDAQYALCKPNRAELGEATGADVSTVEGCAHAADAFRERGFDRVLASLGGDGAVLATGSELLFAEALNVDVVGTVGAGDALLSGVVAAWEDGADDATALQTGVAVSSRLVEQAGTAVPAFEDLATLRDRVTVRKLD, from the coding sequence ATGATTCTCACAGTTACGTACAACCCAGCGGTCGACCAGACGATACAGTTCGACGAGCCGATGCGTCCCGACCGGGTCATGCGGACGGACGACTCCCGCTTCGACGCCGGTGGGAAAGGCATCAACGTCGCACAGTTCCTCACCGCCCTCGACACGCCGTGTGCGGCGACGGGCCTCATCGGTGGGTTCACCGGCCACTTCATCCGCGAGGACATGCAGGCCGACGGCGTCGAAACGGACTTCGTCGCCGTCGAGGACCCGACACGGCTGAACACGACGGCCCTCGCCGACGGCGAGGAGTACAAACTCAACCACAACGGACCGAAGGTGACGCCCGACATCGCCGACTCGGTGGTCGACGTCGTCCGGAAGCGGGACCCCGAGACGGTCCACATCGGCGGGAGCCTCCCGCCGGGCCTCTCGACGGACGCCGTCGACGCCATCGCGACGGCGGGCGACTGGCGCACCGTCGTCGACATGGAGGGGTCGAAACTCCGGCAACTGGACGCGCAGTACGCCCTGTGTAAGCCGAACCGGGCGGAACTCGGGGAGGCCACCGGTGCTGACGTTTCGACGGTCGAAGGCTGTGCGCACGCGGCAGACGCGTTCCGCGAGCGCGGGTTCGACCGCGTACTGGCGTCGCTCGGCGGGGATGGGGCCGTCCTCGCGACGGGGTCGGAACTGCTGTTCGCCGAGGCGCTGAACGTCGACGTGGTCGGCACGGTAGGCGCTGGCGATGCGCTTCTCTCGGGCGTCGTCGCGGCGTGGGAGGACGGCGCGGACGACGCGACGGCGCTCCAAACTGGCGTGGCCGTCTCCTCGCGTCTCGTCGAACAGGCCGGAACAGCAGTCCCGGCGTTCGAAGACTTAGCGACGCTGCGAGACCGAGTGACGGTCAGAAAACTGGACTGA
- a CDS encoding metal-dependent hydrolase, which translates to MELTWHGHSTWHVTVGETDLLIDPFFDNPKTDTDPEELDPDYVLLTHGHSDHIGDVDRYEGAGLVATPELVGYCADNFGEFDAVGGMGMNLGGTVEIGDAFVTMHRADHTNGIDTGYGTSAGMPAGFVISDTKPTQVSDEESTTFYHAGDTGLMTEMREVIGPYLEPDAAALPVGDHFTMGPMQAAIAADWLDVDYAFPMHYDTFPPIEIDTDDFVKEVKATGSDAEVVVLAGDESFDL; encoded by the coding sequence ATGGAACTCACATGGCACGGCCACTCGACGTGGCACGTCACTGTCGGCGAGACGGACCTCCTTATCGACCCGTTCTTCGACAACCCCAAGACCGACACGGACCCGGAGGAACTGGACCCGGACTACGTGCTGTTGACCCACGGCCACTCCGACCACATCGGCGACGTGGACCGCTACGAGGGCGCTGGCCTCGTCGCCACGCCGGAACTCGTCGGCTACTGTGCGGACAATTTCGGCGAGTTCGACGCCGTCGGCGGCATGGGGATGAACCTCGGCGGCACCGTCGAAATCGGCGACGCCTTCGTCACCATGCACCGCGCCGACCACACGAACGGCATCGACACGGGCTACGGGACAAGCGCCGGGATGCCCGCAGGCTTCGTCATCTCCGATACGAAGCCAACGCAGGTCAGCGACGAGGAGTCGACGACGTTCTACCACGCCGGGGACACCGGCCTGATGACCGAGATGCGCGAGGTCATCGGCCCGTACCTCGAACCCGACGCGGCGGCGCTACCCGTCGGCGACCACTTCACGATGGGGCCGATGCAGGCCGCCATCGCCGCCGACTGGTTGGACGTGGACTACGCGTTCCCGATGCACTACGACACGTTCCCGCCCATCGAAATCGACACCGACGACTTCGTCAAGGAAGTGAAAGCCACGGGGAGCGACGCCGAAGTCGTCGTCTTAGCGGGCGACGAGTCCTTCGACCTGTAG
- a CDS encoding DUF7557 family protein: MPSIELAESTVDRLDDLRVEDESYDEIVTELINIYQAEELTLFHGGDEY; this comes from the coding sequence ATGCCTTCAATAGAACTGGCGGAGTCGACAGTAGACCGTCTCGACGACCTGCGCGTCGAAGACGAGTCCTACGACGAAATCGTCACGGAACTCATCAACATCTATCAGGCCGAGGAACTGACGTTATTCCACGGCGGCGACGAGTACTAA